In one Streptomyces sp. NBC_00597 genomic region, the following are encoded:
- a CDS encoding streptophobe family protein → MRRIRWGDVLVSAIAAAGWAFVAMAGVAALGLRLLGADGWGYPRTESGGGSLVAMTAAVVVLAIGGAVTPSGDVTVLGTTGPGSPTSLAVMPLGVGLVGALVLARIFLRSLRTGAPPGELAARAAAVAALFVAAAAGLARAGRDVVTLEGTRLPRTPPKVVVPGIGDIGGVLPDRLGDLIDTRPRVGFSVESGPTLLGAAVWVSAVLALALLASRRGPAAFARLRPAVSALVVALLGAVAAGLAAAGWAALGDEHPQRVLGAALLGTPNGAWTGMLLGLFVPFDGRATGTPGRLLPDPLDDLLGVSAREPVTVSRLAEYDGRVWLLVAGAGLLLLGAGVLAAVRTPGRGILECAVRLSAVTAVALAVLVRLTGLSVDASLSVLGVDAVDAGVRLWGDTPYALLLGAAWGAVAGGAGALAAGGRRPPLPVPTAAPGGAGRTAGAAGAGGAAPGAPTAPYRPAPGRPYPYARPAPAPEPYPDAEPDGSWDVTITWLPRKPRGRPAPPHRPPFTPPPPPPPPPPPRPPKPPQPPGLPG, encoded by the coding sequence CTGGGGGTACCCCCGGACGGAATCCGGGGGAGGCTCCCTCGTAGCGATGACGGCCGCCGTGGTGGTCCTCGCGATCGGCGGCGCGGTCACCCCGTCGGGGGACGTGACGGTCCTCGGGACCACCGGGCCGGGGTCACCGACCTCACTGGCCGTCATGCCGCTCGGGGTCGGGCTGGTCGGGGCGCTGGTCCTGGCCCGGATCTTCCTGCGCTCGCTCCGGACCGGGGCGCCGCCCGGGGAACTCGCCGCCCGCGCGGCCGCGGTGGCGGCGCTGTTCGTCGCCGCGGCGGCCGGGCTGGCCCGGGCCGGGCGCGACGTGGTCACCCTGGAGGGGACGCGGCTGCCGAGGACCCCGCCGAAGGTGGTGGTCCCCGGGATCGGCGACATCGGCGGGGTGCTCCCGGACCGCCTCGGGGACCTGATCGACACCCGGCCCCGCGTGGGGTTCTCGGTGGAGTCCGGGCCGACGCTGCTGGGCGCGGCCGTGTGGGTGTCGGCCGTACTGGCATTGGCGCTGCTGGCTTCGCGGCGCGGACCGGCAGCGTTCGCGCGGCTGCGGCCCGCGGTGTCGGCGCTGGTGGTGGCGCTGCTGGGGGCGGTGGCGGCCGGGCTGGCGGCCGCGGGGTGGGCGGCTCTGGGGGACGAACACCCGCAGCGGGTGCTGGGCGCCGCACTGCTGGGGACGCCGAACGGGGCCTGGACGGGAATGCTGCTGGGGCTGTTCGTGCCGTTCGACGGCCGGGCCACGGGCACGCCGGGCCGACTCCTGCCGGATCCGCTGGACGATCTGCTGGGGGTGTCGGCGCGGGAGCCGGTGACGGTGTCCCGGCTCGCGGAGTACGACGGCCGGGTCTGGCTGCTGGTCGCCGGGGCGGGGCTGCTGCTGCTCGGCGCCGGTGTGCTGGCTGCCGTACGGACTCCCGGGCGCGGGATCCTGGAGTGCGCGGTGCGGCTGTCGGCGGTGACCGCGGTGGCGCTGGCGGTGCTGGTGCGGCTGACGGGGCTGTCGGTGGACGCCTCACTGTCGGTGCTCGGCGTCGATGCAGTGGACGCCGGGGTGCGGCTGTGGGGCGACACGCCCTACGCGCTGCTGCTCGGGGCGGCCTGGGGTGCGGTGGCGGGCGGTGCGGGGGCCCTGGCGGCCGGTGGGCGCCGTCCGCCGCTGCCGGTGCCGACGGCTGCGCCGGGCGGAGCCGGCCGAACGGCGGGCGCGGCGGGCGCGGGCGGCGCGGCTCCCGGTGCGCCGACGGCCCCGTACCGGCCCGCGCCGGGGCGGCCGTACCCGTACGCCCGACCGGCCCCCGCGCCGGAGCCGTACCCGGACGCCGAGCCGGACGGCTCCTGGGACGTCACCATCACCTGGCTGCCCCGGAAGCCCCGCGGACGCCCGGCCCCGCCCCACCGCCCGCCGTTCACCCCGCCCCCGCCGCCTCCCCCGCCTCCCCCGCCGCGACCGCCGAAGCCCCCGCAACCCCCCGGGCTCCCGGGCTGA